TTATGTTGCTAATTCTACAGTTCAACTTTCAAATCCTGGTGAGGTAGTTGTTTGGGGTAATGTTCCCTCTGAAGCAAAAATTCGTACTCTTTATGTTGATACCGGCTCAAATGTAACTCTTAAGGACAAATTTGCTATTACCTTTGGAGCACCTGGAACTGGTCATAATATAGCTCCTATCTATGTTGCAAGTGGCTCAGCACTTAATCTTAATAGCACAACCTTAGTTGTAAGGCTTTGGAATAACAGTGCTCAATACATAGTAGTGAATACTCCCTATAGTATAATTGAATATAATGGAACAGTAAATGGTAACTGGGGCGGGTTAGAGAAAGGCTATACAAACCCACTTATTAATGTAACATGGTATAACTCAACTATAACTGATAAGGATGCCCAGATTATCTTTAAGTATTCAGCTTTAAATAATCCAGAACAAGCATTAGGACCAGTTAGTAGTATAACAGGTGGGGTTATAATTAATTCTATTATGGTAGACAATGTTTTTACTTTTCTACCTATATCTTCTCCTTTGATTTTTGTGAAGGGTTATCAGCCAATAATGCTTGCATCTTCTGGTGTTAGTGATGTTGGAGCTGGATATAGTGTTGGTGGAATAGAATATCGTGGTGGTATGTGGTTTAAACCTCTTTACACTTATGTTGATGCAGATGACCTTGGTTTTGATGCTGATGCTTATGGATTTAATATTGGATTAGGAGGTTTCCTTACAAAGAACTTTTCTTTAGGTATCTATGCCAATTATTTGAGAGCTGAATATGATTATAGTATTAGTTCAGCCAAAGACGGTGATTCTGACATCTTTTCAGTTGGTATAGCAGGTATGTGGAAAATGATGAAGGATACTTATTTGAGGTACAACGTATATGGATTTAGCAGTTCAAATGACTATCATGGGCGCACAGGATTTAATTTTGAGCTTAAAGAGAAGGCAAGTTACAATATGAATGGTGTGCATGCAGAGATACTTATTGGTAAGGTTTATAGAGGGAAATTAAACATAATTCCTGAGATTGGAATAAAATATACTTATTACAATCCTGAAAGTTTTTGGACAAAGGTTTATGACAGTGCTGGAAATAGGGTATCAAGTTGGGATAGATATTATGATCCTGATAACAAACATATGTGGAAAGGGTTGGTTGGTGTTATGGTTGCTGGTGAGACTAAGGCAGGTGGCATACCAGTAAATCTTTTTGCATATGGAAGATTGGAACAGGCATTTGGAGAAAACGATATAAGTGCGCTTAACTATATGAGAAGCGACCCAACAAGATGGGAAATATCAAAGGAGATAAACAGGACTACTTTTATTGTTCAGCTTGGAGGAGAATTTATGCTTCAGAAGAACCTTGGGCTTGAGATTTCAGGAAGAGGGGACTTTAACGGAGATTACTCAGGCTATACAGGAAAAGTAATGTTAAGATATAGCTGGTAAGACTTTTTTAGTTTATGTTTTTTTAGAGCCCGCCTTGTGCGGGCTTTTTTTATTATTAGCCACTTAAATTAGCTTAAATATCAACTAATCTGCAAAGCAACCTTAAATTGTTATTTTTTAAAAATTTTCTTAAAATTTTAAAAAATTTAGAAAACTTAAAAAATTTAAAAAATTTAAACGTATATTTAGCATTTAATTTTCAAAAATAGCTAAAAATTTTTATGAGGCTGTTTCAAAAAACATTTGCTTTTGGTTTCCCTACAAATGATCTTTGGGTAAACATTCTCACTACTCTAAAGTTTGAACCCAGCTTTAAATTTATTGATCCAAATAATGGCTCTATCCGGTACTTATATTTACCGTACCTTTTCCAGTTTCTCCACCAATAACTTCTTAACTGGATGTCTTATTTTTATCCTAAGGTTTCTTTAACATTTCAATCTCACTCGCATAGGGACTACCTGTCTCACATCCCATTATCATTGCTTCTTCTCTCATCTACCGATATAACAACTGCAAGCCTAACACAGGCTAAACCGTCCTTATCTTTGTTCCTCTTTGCCAGTTAAGACAATATTTCTTTCCAAAGCCAAACCCTGTAGCATCAGCAATATAATGCTTTACTCGAGCTTCTCTTTGAAAAAAAGATCTTAAAGCTTTCTTTTATAAGAACTTTTAAAAGCTTCTCATTTAAATTTTTAACTCTGTAGTGACAATCATGTAGAGAAAGGTAGGAAAGTTTTGTTGAGAAGCCAAAGCAAGCGTTTCTCAGTGAGGGGTATCTCATTGAATTTTGATACAACCGAAAAGCTATGATAAGACTCTCTGCATATTTTTGAAGTCTTCCACACTTTTTGTTTTAGGTGTTTCTCCTCAAACCCCCCATCTAAAATTAGTATCATTACAAAAATATCATATAAACTAAAATTTCGAAACAACCTCCGCATAATCTTACCTTTTCCTTAAGAGATTATCAGATTTCATAAGATTCTTGCAACCCCTTACTAAATCAATCTTGAGGAAGTATAAGAAGATGATCCCTAATAATGTTTTATTTTTGAAGAAAATTCAAGAAAAAATACTCATTATTAAGATAATCCTAAAATTTAACGAATATTCCTTCAAATTATTGAAAATTTCTTTGTTTTTAAACTTGACAAAATTCTTATTTTATACATAATTTAAAATTAACTAAAATCAAAAGTATTTCGGATTAAACAATGGAAAATCCTGGACTTGAAGAAAAAGGATTTTCTCCTCACCTAAGCTAAGTCTTTTTTTCTCATCGCAGATACATTCTCTTTTTAAAATTTTTAGATCATTTTATCAAAAATAAACAATGGAGGTGGTAGTATGCTTATGAAAAGACTAAGAGAGACCAAAGAAAGGTTAGAAGATGTGGCCAAAAGGATTGGCGTTGGTGCTTATTATAGAACAGTTCCTTATGAAATCTTTCAGACGGTTAAATCATATTTACTCAAGCTTTACATGGGCTATGAGGTTAATCCTCCAGCTAATGAATTGCCTTTTTCTGTTGAAGATGCTTTCTCTTATGTTAAACCAGGGTTTTTGACTCTGCCTATGGTTGTAGGGTTTGATCCTCTTGATAATTATACTTCTTCAGAGCAGTCTTTTCTTGCTATTGTTAGGTATATAAATAAAAGATATTACATTTCATTTTCTACTATTGAAGAGAGGGTCGGGAATTTTTATGTTATTTTTGTGGTAGGTGAAGACCCAGAAGAATTATACTCCATTGAGTTAACCAATCTTTTAATAAAGCTTGCTATTAGAAATTCAGGCTATTACGGAAAATTCCTGAAATTTTCTAGTCCTGCTGACAATATTGAAAAGGTCAAATTTAAAGTTTTACCTCCTCCCAATCTTACCCTTGATGATATTTATTTAAAAGACAAATCAGATCTTGAGGATTTTGTAGAAGCTGTAAAAAGGAAAAATCAGGGGCTTAGATATCTTTTTGTTGGTGAGCCTGGGACAGGAAAAACAGATACAGTGAAAGCTATCATAGCTGAGTGTTTAAAGTCTAATGGAATAACAGTAATAGAGGTTGATGCAGGATGTGGCATATCTTTAAATCATGTTTTTGAATATGCAGAAATATTTAGCCCGGTTTTACTATGCATAGACGATATTGACCTCTTAGTTGGGTCAAGAGAAAACCCTTTTAAAGCGAGAGAACTTTCAAGTGCACTTCAAGCCTTAGATGGTTTTATTGAAAAAGATGACCACTATTTGATTGCTACTACTAACGATAGAAGGCTTGTTGATTTTGCTTTGAGAAGACCAGGCAGGTTTGACCTCATTATGGAGTTTAGCGAACTTGACCCAGAATTTTATCCTAATCTTGTTTTAAGAGAATCAAAAGATGAACGCTTAAGTGAAATGTTTAAAGACGAAAAGATAAGGAGAAAGCTTTCTAATCTTAAGGTGACAGGTGCATTCATTGTAACATTAGTTAAGCATTTACTTAAGCCTCGGTATGAAGAAACAAGATACGAACCTAATACAGTATTAGCTTTGATAGACAAGCTTCAAACGTCCTTTAAGCAGGAGGTGAAAAAGGAAGAAAAATTAGGTTTTGTTGGAGGAGATAATGAGTAAAGTCAATCTTGAAGAGTTTAAGCAGATCATTAAAGAACTAACCGACGAGGCTAAAGTTTTAGGGAATCCTTATATATTTTTGACTGAATTAGATAGGTTTTTAAGAAACAAGGGAATAAATCTTTACAGATATACCGGAGAGCTTGATAAAAAGGAAAGGAGAATCATAGATAGGGAGATTATCACTCAGCTTATTAAATGCTCAAATGAGATTTTGGAAAGATTTGACGCTGAAACTATTTTAGATGAAAGAAAAAAGCTTGAACGAGAATTTTTAGAAATTCTTAGAATGTTCGCTAAATTGAAAAATATTGACTCAGCATATTATCTAATGCACGTTTTTTACTACTATTTCAATCCCTATGATTTTAACTACATTCTTATTTTAAATGAACTGAGAACGCTAAATCTTGATCCTGAAACTGAGATGGTAGAACTTAAAGTCAAAGATATTATTAACATTGATGAAGATCAAAAATTCACTGAAAAGGAGGATGTAGTTCAAGATAAAGAAATAGAAGAGGGTCTATTCGAGAATATCTTGAGCGTAGATGTAAGGAAGAGCCAAAAGTAGAGCTACCGCAATGCGAGTGCGAAGAGGAAGAGTATCCCCTTGACCCCATCATTCAAGCAATCGAAGAATTGTTTGCCAATAAAGCTGATGTTAAGCCAACCTTAGAGATGGCAAAAGAGTATTTAAAAACCAAAGGATTGAGCCTTGAGACTTTCTCTAAAAGAGAGCTTATAGAGTTTTTAAATGTCTTAGCTTCTTTGATAGCAGATAGAATACTCTCTGACGACGAAGAGTTGGCTAAGATTTATAATAGTATGTGGCTTGAAGATATTAAGATCTACTGCTTAAAAATCTAAGTCCTAAAAATCCTTACTGTAGGGTAATGTATCTTTTTTATTTAGATATTATCGGTAGATATGGTGCTGAGAAAGCATCTCTTGAAGCTTATGAATTCGTAAAGAAAAGGGTTGAGCCAAACGAAGTAGAAAAACTGCTTATGGAACTTTTAGAGGATGAGCTTAGCAAAAGGCAAAGGCAAGCAAAGACTAAATCAAAGCAAAAGAGGGGGTAAAAGATGAGGGTATGCAGAACCTCAGCCAGTTCTAAATATTGTGCTACTTGTGAGTATTGGGGTGCCGTGAGGCAGGTTAGATCGTCAACCGTTGAAAGCGAAGAATGGGGCTTATGTTCAAATAGAAGAGGTAGTTTTTATGGTAAGGAGATGAAATACAAGGATTGTTGTTCTAAATACATGAGATGGATCGTGCTTGAGAGATAAAGGATGTAAAAATTGCCCCAAGGCGTATTGCCCAGGGCACCCTTTTCCCTCGGAAGTTTTCTATGCAAATATACTTTACTGATGAAAGAAAAATCGTTGATGACATTACAGGAGAAGTTTTTGACCTTGAAGAAGAACATGGGGTATGGACCTGGGATAAGAAAATATATGTGTATAATAAGCTATCAAGAAAAGAAAAGCTTAAAACCCTCATTCACGAGGTAGTAGAATGCTTTTTAGTAGTTTATTTAGGGATGAGGCAAGAAAGAGCCCACAAGATAGCAAGCTTAGCGGAGAGAGTGATTGGGAAATAGAGTATATAATAAATAAGGGCTAAGGTATGTGGAAAAAATGTGAGGATAAAAACACAGTTTATTGGAAAAAGGATGAAAAGGATGGTTTTAGATTGACCCTAAGAGAAATACATGGCGAAAGTCCAATTTTAAGGAAAGAAATACATGACGAAACTCCAATTTTAACGGAAAAATCTAAAAAATCTATTATTTATCAAGATTTTGAAATCTCTCCCGTTGTAGTTGAAGAATGGAAAGAGCTTTGGGTAAAGGTTGAGGATAGTTCAGGAAGAAAAGTTGACAAAATTTACTTTGGAGCCAATGAAGCAAACAAAATCCCATACCTTAAAGGCTTGTATTCTTTCACTTTCAGAAACTATCTTGGAAAAAGCTATATAAGGGTGAAGTTTACGGATGGGAAAGAAATCATTACGGACCCGATAGAAGTTATTTCAAGTAAGACTACTTTGGCTGAAAATGAGCAAAACGGTAAGCTTCCCTATTGCCAATTTCTTAGGGCTCTAATAGACGATTTAATCAATTACCTTGCTACATGTCCTTTTGACTTAAGCTCACCTACTGAATTTTATACTGAGGAGTATTCTTATCCACCATCTCCAGTCTTTATCCTTCACACCTTAGCTCACAATGCAGAAGCTATAATCCAAGCCCTTCAAACAATTTGGCACAACCCTTACAGAAAATTAGCAACCGAAGAAAGATGGGGATATCTTAGCGAAGCAAAGCAGGTAGATGAAGACACAATCATTATGATGCTTAAACATCCTGAATATTTGCAGGAGTATAAAGGAGAAGAATTAGAGTATTTAACTAAATTTCTTAAAAATAATACAACAGATACCAAATATCTTCCATTAAAAGTTTATCAGAGGCAGTTTATAGAGAGCTTAGACAATCCTGAAAACCGTTTTATTAAAAAGTTCATGGATATTATACTCTATTGGTGTGATGAGTTGGAAAGGCTGAATATTTTAAAAGAAGATAGTTCACATAAGGAACAAATAGAGAGATTAAGAAACTATGTTAGGTATTTTAGAGCTGACCCGCTTTTTGCTGATGTAGGGGAGATGACTATTTTCCCAGCCTCATCACAAGTTTTATTAAAACGAGACGGTTATCGTGAGTGCTTAACCATTTATAGGCTTTTACACCTTGCAAGGATCCCTATATTTAACAACATACAAGAGGCGATAGATAATAGAAGGATAGACCAGCTTTATGAATTGTGGTGCTTTTTTAAGTTGTCTGAGATGTTGGCAAAGGTTATAAATGGAGAAGGAGCAAAGCCAAAGTTTAGAATAAAAGAAGGTCCACAAGGCGGTCTTGAAGGAGAGACTGAAGCAGATTTAGGAAAGGGATACAAGCTTGTGTATAACAAGACTTTGAAAGGATATACTTTTGATTTTCGTCCAGATTTTTCACTAATAAAAGATGAGAAAAACTTAGAAATTGTTTTTGATGCCAAGTTTAGGTTTGATTTAAAGGAGTTAGATAAAGATAAAGATTTGAAGAAATTGGAAGAGGCGGAAGAGGAAGCTATTAGAGAAGGAAATTTGGAAAAAGTAGTTAAGGTTGATGATGTATATAAGATGCATACTTATAGGGATGCTTTGCAGTGTAGAGCAGCAATTGTAGTGTATCCGGGGGATAGCGGTTGTTTTTATTATGTAAGCAGAAAGAAGGAAAATTATTCATTATCGGAAGTAGAAGAAAATTTGAAAGAGGTAATAGAAAAATTTGAAGGAGTAGGGTTTATAGGGTTAAATCCGATTGAAAATGATTAGAAAAAGATATAAAAACATAAAGGGAGGTGGAATGATGGCTAAAATAGAGGAGATACTGAACAATTGGAAATGGGATGAAGAGAAGATAAGAAAGTATTTAGAAGAGTTTGAAAAATATTTGAATAGTGAGAAAGGGCAAAATGACGTAAAAAATAGAAGTGAGAAATTAAAGAATGCACAAGAACTATTAAAAGATGAAGAAAGTATTGAAAGTTTAACAAGTGAGAAGCTAAGTGCTTTGCTTAAAATGACAGATGCATCTAGGGGAAATAAAATACCTGCTTTAATAATAGAGAAGGGAGACGAAGAGTATTTTAAAGAATTTAAAACTTGGTTAAAAAGTCTTATTAAAATAAATCCTGGAGACCAATTACCAGAAAAAAACCCCAAAGATATAGGAATTGCTTACGCAACCGAATTACTTACCTTACGAAATCCGAAAGAATTTTACTTAATTAATAATGCTTCTATAAAGGGAATTAATAATTTAGGGATTAATAATTTAGCAAGAGATGAAAAAGATCAAAAGTTCCCGAACCCAGGAAGAAATCCAACTTCTTATTTTAAATATTATCCAAAATTTAGACCATTATTTGATTATTTAAAGGAAAGAATTAAGCCAATTATAGAAAAGAATTTAGATAAAGAAGTGGATTATTACGATGTTGATCAATTTTTATACTTTATAAGTGAACAAAATGGAGACTTAAAGAAAAATAAATCAGATGAGAGTCAAGATAAAAACAGAGAAAGTTCCAATATTGCAGAAGTTGGAAAAAAATTAGAATCTGTAAAACAAACAGAAATATCTAAATTAACCTTACAACAGTATTTCCAATACAAAGGCTTCTACTTTGACCAAGATTTAATAACAGCCTTCTATTCTGCTCTTAAAACTAAAGGCTTTGTCATTCTCTCAGGTCTTACTGGGACCGGAAAGACAAAGTTGGCTCAACTATTTGCTGAGCTTTTATGCCCTAATTGTAATCCTCAAAACGAGCAAAATATGCAGATTGCTCAAGCAAGTTCTGAAAATCAAAACCAATGTAAGTGCACGCATCTTTTCCTTCCTGTAAGACCAGATTGGAGAGATAGCAAAGCTTTGCTTGGCTACTACAATCCTATTACTGGAAAATATGAAAGAACGCCTTTATTGGATTTTATTTTAAAAGCTAGAAATGATTATAAAACTAATAAAAATAATGCGAATCCATACTTCATCATCTTAGATGAAATGAACCTATCTCATGTAGAATACTACTTTGCTGATTTTCTAAGTGTTTTAGAATCAGGGCGTGACCAGCATGGCTGGACAAAAGAAACAATAAAGCTTCATAATGTTGATTCTAATAATGTTAAAGAGGGTAAAGAAAGTAATTTGCCACCTAAAGAAATTAATTTACCACCTAATCTCTACATCATAGGTTCTGTTAATATAGATGAGACAACCTATATGTTTAGTCCAAAAGTGTTGGACAGAGCTTTTACGATTGAATTTTGGGATGTTGATTTTGATAACTACATTTCCTTCAATATTAATAATGAAAAAGCGAAGATTAAGATGGATGAAGATAAAGCAAAAGAAATGGCAGTTAGTATTCATAGTAAACTTCTTGAGGATTTACGAAATAAAAAGATCAAAAGTAAAAATAATAAACAAAATAATGATCAAGTAAGATTTTGCGGCGTTGTAGGTGATAAAGAGGAAATTAAGGAAGCGTTAAAATGGATATATAATTATAGTGAAAAAGTAAATAGTGAGGAAGTAGAAAAGGGTAAAATAATTTTGATAGAACTTAAACAACTCAATCAAATTCTTCAATCCTACGACCTACATTTCGGATATAGAGTTTTAGATGAAATAGCTTTGTTTATTAAATATGCAACGAATGCACCTAAGGAAGTAGGAGAGCTCCAACTTGAACAAGCCTTAGACTTTGCAGTATTAATGAAAGTATTACCAAAGTTCCATGGTCCAAGACAGAAGTTAGAAAAACCTTTATGGTTAGTTTTAAATTGGTGCTTGGGAAATTCAGAAATAAAGAATGGCGATGATTTGGTAAAAGCAATTTCAAAAAATTTAAATGATTTGAAAAAAGAAATTTGGAAAAATTTGACAAGCGAGGAAAAGGAGCCAAAAACTGAAGATTTAATTAAAGTAATACAAAAATTAATACAAGAATTAAAATTAAATGAAGCAAA
The window above is part of the Thermodesulfobacterium geofontis OPF15 genome. Proteins encoded here:
- a CDS encoding McrB family protein → MIRKRYKNIKGGGMMAKIEEILNNWKWDEEKIRKYLEEFEKYLNSEKGQNDVKNRSEKLKNAQELLKDEESIESLTSEKLSALLKMTDASRGNKIPALIIEKGDEEYFKEFKTWLKSLIKINPGDQLPEKNPKDIGIAYATELLTLRNPKEFYLINNASIKGINNLGINNLARDEKDQKFPNPGRNPTSYFKYYPKFRPLFDYLKERIKPIIEKNLDKEVDYYDVDQFLYFISEQNGDLKKNKSDESQDKNRESSNIAEVGKKLESVKQTEISKLTLQQYFQYKGFYFDQDLITAFYSALKTKGFVILSGLTGTGKTKLAQLFAELLCPNCNPQNEQNMQIAQASSENQNQCKCTHLFLPVRPDWRDSKALLGYYNPITGKYERTPLLDFILKARNDYKTNKNNANPYFIILDEMNLSHVEYYFADFLSVLESGRDQHGWTKETIKLHNVDSNNVKEGKESNLPPKEINLPPNLYIIGSVNIDETTYMFSPKVLDRAFTIEFWDVDFDNYISFNINNEKAKIKMDEDKAKEMAVSIHSKLLEDLRNKKIKSKNNKQNNDQVRFCGVVGDKEEIKEALKWIYNYSEKVNSEEVEKGKIILIELKQLNQILQSYDLHFGYRVLDEIALFIKYATNAPKEVGELQLEQALDFAVLMKVLPKFHGPRQKLEKPLWLVLNWCLGNSEIKNGDDLVKAISKNLNDLKKEIWKNLTSEEKEPKTEDLIKVIQKLIQELKLNEANEGASPKVNTQSQTSGENQNQTQEETQERESDHPHTEQKPETEKTSIINNVKYKRTAIKVLRMLRQLYETGFASFA
- a CDS encoding ATP-binding protein, with the translated sequence MKRLRETKERLEDVAKRIGVGAYYRTVPYEIFQTVKSYLLKLYMGYEVNPPANELPFSVEDAFSYVKPGFLTLPMVVGFDPLDNYTSSEQSFLAIVRYINKRYYISFSTIEERVGNFYVIFVVGEDPEELYSIELTNLLIKLAIRNSGYYGKFLKFSSPADNIEKVKFKVLPPPNLTLDDIYLKDKSDLEDFVEAVKRKNQGLRYLFVGEPGTGKTDTVKAIIAECLKSNGITVIEVDAGCGISLNHVFEYAEIFSPVLLCIDDIDLLVGSRENPFKARELSSALQALDGFIEKDDHYLIATTNDRRLVDFALRRPGRFDLIMEFSELDPEFYPNLVLRESKDERLSEMFKDEKIRRKLSNLKVTGAFIVTLVKHLLKPRYEETRYEPNTVLALIDKLQTSFKQEVKKEEKLGFVGGDNE
- a CDS encoding DUF2357 domain-containing protein; its protein translation is MWKKCEDKNTVYWKKDEKDGFRLTLREIHGESPILRKEIHDETPILTEKSKKSIIYQDFEISPVVVEEWKELWVKVEDSSGRKVDKIYFGANEANKIPYLKGLYSFTFRNYLGKSYIRVKFTDGKEIITDPIEVISSKTTLAENEQNGKLPYCQFLRALIDDLINYLATCPFDLSSPTEFYTEEYSYPPSPVFILHTLAHNAEAIIQALQTIWHNPYRKLATEERWGYLSEAKQVDEDTIIMMLKHPEYLQEYKGEELEYLTKFLKNNTTDTKYLPLKVYQRQFIESLDNPENRFIKKFMDIILYWCDELERLNILKEDSSHKEQIERLRNYVRYFRADPLFADVGEMTIFPASSQVLLKRDGYRECLTIYRLLHLARIPIFNNIQEAIDNRRIDQLYELWCFFKLSEMLAKVINGEGAKPKFRIKEGPQGGLEGETEADLGKGYKLVYNKTLKGYTFDFRPDFSLIKDEKNLEIVFDAKFRFDLKELDKDKDLKKLEEAEEEAIREGNLEKVVKVDDVYKMHTYRDALQCRAAIVVYPGDSGCFYYVSRKKENYSLSEVEENLKEVIEKFEGVGFIGLNPIEND